The Klebsiella sp. RHBSTW-00484 genome includes a window with the following:
- the xapA gene encoding xanthosine phosphorylase, translating to MSHSLLSQNPWYSADIIRGYKPDFTPRVAFILGSGLGALAEQIEGAVAISYEKLPGFPVSTVHGHAGELVLGHLAGVPVACMKGRGHFYEGRGMTIMTDAIRTLKLLGCELLFCTNAAGSLRPEVGPGSLVALNDHINTMPGTPMVGLNDERFGDRFFSLANAYDADYRAVLQTVAAEEGFPLTEGVFVSYPGPNFETAAEIRMMQIIGGDVVGMSVVPEVITARHCGLKVVAVSAITNLAEGLGDVKLSHAQTLAAAELSRQNFINLICGFLRKLA from the coding sequence CCTGATTTTACGCCGCGCGTGGCATTTATTCTTGGTTCAGGTTTAGGTGCCCTGGCGGAACAAATTGAAGGTGCAGTGGCTATTTCTTACGAGAAACTGCCGGGTTTCCCGGTCAGCACCGTCCATGGACATGCCGGAGAGCTGGTGCTTGGTCATCTGGCTGGTGTTCCGGTTGCCTGCATGAAAGGTCGGGGACATTTTTATGAAGGCCGTGGCATGACCATTATGACCGATGCGATTCGGACTCTGAAGCTGTTGGGCTGTGAACTTCTGTTTTGCACCAATGCGGCGGGTTCTCTTCGTCCGGAAGTCGGGCCAGGTAGCCTGGTGGCATTAAATGACCACATTAACACGATGCCAGGAACACCGATGGTTGGGTTGAACGATGAACGCTTTGGTGACCGTTTCTTCTCACTCGCGAATGCCTATGATGCGGATTATCGTGCTGTATTACAGACTGTCGCGGCAGAAGAGGGTTTTCCGCTCACTGAGGGTGTTTTCGTTTCCTACCCTGGGCCAAACTTTGAAACGGCGGCTGAGATCCGCATGATGCAGATTATTGGTGGCGATGTCGTTGGTATGTCAGTCGTGCCAGAAGTCATCACTGCGCGGCACTGTGGCCTGAAAGTGGTTGCTGTCTCTGCTATTACCAATTTGGCTGAAGGCCTGGGTGATGTGAAATTATCTCATGCGCAGACCCTGGCAGCGGCTGAGTTATCTCGTCAAAACTTTATTAATCTGATCTGCGGTTTCTTACGTAAACTGGCCTGA
- a CDS encoding nucleoside permease: MGIASRLKVMSFLQYFIWGSWLVTLGSYMINTLDFTGANVGMVYSSKGLAAIIMPGIMGIIADKWLRAERAYMLCHLVCAGVLLYATTVTDPDTMFWVMLINAMAYMPTIALSNSVSYSCLAQSGQDPVTAFPPIRVFGTIGFIVAMWTVSLMGLELSSAQLYIASGASLVLAMYAFTLPKIPVAEKKAATTLASKLGLDAFVLFKNPRMAIFFLFAMMLGAVLQITNVFGNPFLHDFARNPEFANSFVVKYPSILLSVSQMAEVGFILTIPFFLKRFGIKTVMLMSMLAWTLRFGFFAFGDPSPFGFVLLLMSMIVYGCAFDFFNISGSVFVEQEVNSNIRASAQGLFMTMVNGVGAWVGSILSGMAVDYFSVDGVKDWQTIWLLFAAYSLALAVIFALFFKYKHEPEKIVMKSLAH, translated from the coding sequence ATGGGTATTGCGTCCCGATTAAAGGTCATGTCGTTTTTGCAATATTTTATCTGGGGAAGCTGGCTGGTGACCCTGGGTTCTTACATGATAAACACCCTCGACTTTACTGGCGCAAACGTTGGGATGGTTTATAGCTCCAAAGGACTGGCGGCCATTATTATGCCCGGCATTATGGGGATTATTGCCGACAAATGGTTACGTGCTGAACGCGCCTATATGCTTTGCCACCTGGTCTGTGCCGGGGTGCTATTGTATGCCACTACCGTCACCGATCCGGATACCATGTTCTGGGTGATGTTGATTAATGCAATGGCCTATATGCCGACGATTGCGTTGTCTAACAGCGTCTCTTATTCCTGTCTTGCACAGTCTGGACAGGACCCGGTTACCGCATTCCCACCGATTCGCGTGTTTGGCACGATTGGCTTTATTGTCGCCATGTGGACGGTGAGCCTCATGGGGTTGGAACTGAGTAGCGCGCAGTTGTATATCGCATCAGGTGCTTCGCTGGTGCTGGCGATGTATGCTTTCACGTTGCCGAAGATTCCGGTTGCTGAGAAGAAAGCGGCTACAACGCTTGCCAGTAAGCTGGGGCTAGATGCGTTTGTGTTGTTTAAAAATCCGCGTATGGCGATTTTCTTTCTGTTTGCGATGATGCTGGGGGCCGTGCTGCAAATTACCAACGTCTTTGGTAACCCATTTCTGCACGATTTTGCCCGCAATCCTGAGTTTGCCAATAGTTTTGTCGTTAAGTATCCCTCTATTTTACTTTCCGTTTCGCAGATGGCTGAAGTCGGTTTTATCCTTACCATACCGTTCTTCCTAAAACGCTTTGGCATCAAAACGGTGATGTTGATGAGTATGCTGGCGTGGACGCTGCGCTTTGGTTTCTTTGCCTTTGGCGATCCGTCTCCGTTTGGTTTTGTGCTGCTGCTGATGTCGATGATCGTTTACGGTTGCGCATTCGACTTCTTCAATATTTCAGGGTCGGTGTTTGTTGAGCAGGAGGTGAACTCCAACATTCGCGCCAGTGCTCAGGGGCTGTTTATGACGATGGTGAACGGCGTTGGCGCATGGGTTGGGTCTATTTTAAGCGGTATGGCGGTGGATTACTTCTCTGTTGACGGTGTGAAAGACTGGCAAACCATTTGGCTACTGTTTGCAGCCTATTCGTTGGCGCTGGCGGTGATTTTTGCACTGTTCTTTAAATATAAACATGAGCCAGAAAAAATAGTGATGAAGTCTCTGGCGCATTAA
- a CDS encoding XapX domain-containing protein, protein MKEIIFSSGIGFGIGALFTLCRLPIPAPSVLPGVLTIVFMYIGYLAVKFIFH, encoded by the coding sequence ATGAAAGAAATTATTTTCTCATCAGGTATCGGATTTGGTATTGGCGCTTTATTTACGCTGTGTCGCCTGCCAATCCCAGCTCCAAGTGTCCTGCCGGGCGTGCTTACCATTGTATTCATGTACATCGGGTATCTCGCCGTTAAATTCATTTTTCACTAG
- a CDS encoding LysR family transcriptional regulator gives MERTHRIDLKLLRYFLAVAEELHFGRAAARLNMSQPPLSIHIKELEQQLGTLLFVRHSRSVVLTHAGKILMEESRRLLASANQALARVEQIGRGEAGRIELGVVGTAMWGKMRPVMHRFLKDNPNVEVLFREKMPAMQMALLERRELDAGIWRMATEPTEGFTSLRLHESSFLVAMPEEHHLTTYDVVPLEALRNEYFVTMPSIHTDWAFLQRVCQTAGFSPMIVREVMEPQTVLAMISMGIGITLIADSYAQMNWPGVVFRPLEERIPADLYIVYEESQATLALTKLVEALTG, from the coding sequence TTGGAGCGAACCCACCGTATCGATCTTAAGTTGCTGCGTTACTTTCTCGCAGTTGCAGAAGAGCTGCATTTTGGACGGGCTGCCGCTCGCCTGAATATGTCACAACCCCCGCTGAGTATTCATATTAAAGAACTGGAACAGCAGCTTGGTACGCTGCTGTTTGTTCGCCATTCTCGCAGCGTGGTGTTAACACATGCAGGTAAGATCCTGATGGAAGAGTCTCGCCGCCTGCTGGCTAGTGCCAATCAGGCGCTGGCAAGGGTTGAGCAAATTGGACGCGGTGAAGCAGGGCGTATTGAGCTTGGCGTAGTGGGGACGGCAATGTGGGGGAAAATGCGCCCCGTGATGCACCGTTTTTTAAAGGATAATCCGAATGTCGAGGTGCTGTTTCGCGAAAAAATGCCTGCGATGCAGATGGCGCTACTAGAACGGCGAGAGCTGGATGCGGGAATCTGGCGGATGGCCACCGAGCCAACGGAAGGGTTTACCAGTTTACGTTTGCATGAATCGTCTTTTCTGGTCGCTATGCCGGAAGAACACCACCTGACTACCTATGATGTGGTTCCCCTGGAGGCATTGCGAAATGAATATTTTGTCACCATGCCCTCGATCCATACCGACTGGGCATTTTTGCAACGCGTTTGCCAGACTGCTGGATTTTCGCCGATGATTGTTCGTGAAGTGATGGAACCACAAACGGTTCTGGCGATGATCAGCATGGGGATTGGTATTACGCTAATCGCGGATAGCTATGCGCAGATGAATTGGCCTGGCGTTGTATTTCGTCCGCTGGAGGAGCGTATTCCCGCTGATTTATATATCGTCTATGAAGAGTCTCAGGCGACGCTTGCGCTGACGAAGCTAGTGGAAGCGTTGACGGGGTAA
- the gltX gene encoding glutamate--tRNA ligase, whose protein sequence is MKIKTRFAPSPTGYLHVGGARTALYSWLFARNHGGEFVLRIEDTDLERSTPEAIEAIMDGMNWLSLEWDEGPYFQTKRFDRYNAVIDEMLEAGTAYKCYCSKERLEALREEQMAKGDKPRYDGRCRHGHEHHADDEPCVVRFANPEEGSVVFDDQIRGPIEFSNLELDDLIIRRTDGSPTYNFCVVVDDWDMEITHVIRGEDHINNTPRQINILKALNAPVPIYAHVSMINGDDGKKLSKRHGAVSVMQYRDDGYLPEALLNYLVRLGWSSGDQEIFSREEMIKLFSLGAVSKSASAFNTEKLQWLNHHYINSLAPEYVATHLQWHIEQENIDTRNGPQLSELVKLLGERCKTLKEMAASCRYFYEDFAEFDADAAKKHLRPVARQPLEVVRDKLTAISDWTAENVHHAIQATADELEVGMGKVGMPLRVAVTGAGQSPALDVTVHAIGKLRSVERINKALAFIAERESQQS, encoded by the coding sequence ATGAAAATCAAAACTCGCTTCGCGCCAAGCCCAACAGGCTATCTGCACGTTGGCGGTGCGCGTACTGCTCTCTATTCCTGGCTTTTTGCACGTAACCACGGCGGTGAGTTTGTGCTGCGTATTGAAGACACCGATCTTGAACGCTCCACGCCGGAAGCTATTGAAGCCATCATGGATGGCATGAACTGGCTGAGCCTGGAGTGGGACGAGGGTCCGTACTTTCAGACCAAACGTTTTGATCGCTACAACGCTGTGATTGATGAAATGTTGGAAGCGGGCACGGCCTATAAATGCTATTGCTCTAAAGAGCGTCTGGAAGCCCTGCGTGAAGAGCAGATGGCAAAAGGCGATAAACCGCGTTACGACGGCCGCTGCCGCCATGGTCACGAACATCACGCAGATGACGAGCCTTGCGTAGTGCGTTTTGCCAACCCGGAGGAAGGTTCTGTTGTTTTTGATGACCAGATCCGCGGTCCTATCGAATTCAGCAACCTGGAGCTGGACGATCTGATTATCCGCCGTACCGATGGTTCTCCGACCTACAACTTCTGTGTAGTCGTTGATGACTGGGATATGGAAATCACCCACGTGATTCGCGGTGAAGACCATATCAACAATACCCCGCGCCAGATTAACATTCTGAAAGCACTGAACGCGCCGGTGCCGATTTATGCGCACGTCTCTATGATCAATGGTGATGATGGCAAAAAACTCTCCAAGCGTCACGGTGCGGTCAGCGTTATGCAGTATCGCGACGATGGCTATCTGCCGGAAGCGCTGCTGAATTACCTGGTGCGCCTCGGCTGGTCCAGCGGCGACCAGGAGATTTTCTCTCGTGAAGAGATGATCAAGCTCTTTAGTCTGGGGGCGGTGAGCAAATCAGCCAGCGCGTTTAACACCGAAAAACTGCAGTGGCTGAACCATCACTATATCAACTCACTGGCTCCGGAATATGTCGCGACGCATTTACAGTGGCACATTGAGCAGGAAAATATCGACACCCGTAACGGCCCGCAGCTGTCTGAGCTGGTGAAACTGCTGGGCGAGCGTTGTAAGACTTTGAAAGAGATGGCGGCGAGCTGTCGTTACTTCTATGAAGACTTTGCTGAGTTTGATGCTGATGCTGCGAAAAAACATCTGCGCCCGGTTGCCCGTCAACCGCTTGAAGTGGTGCGCGATAAGTTAACGGCCATCAGCGACTGGACGGCGGAAAACGTTCACCACGCAATTCAGGCAACGGCTGATGAACTGGAAGTTGGCATGGGTAAAGTGGGGATGCCGCTGCGCGTCGCTGTGACCGGTGCAGGGCAGTCGCCAGCACTGGATGTCACCGTACATGCAATCGGTAAATTACGCAGTGTAGAACGCATCAATAAAGCGCTGGCCTTTATTGCCGAGCGTGAAAGCCAACAATCCTGA
- a CDS encoding YfeC-like transcriptional regulator: MMKLKDKMTPAELAECLNLARQTINRWAREQKWRTEAIPGVKGGRARLIVIDKPVIDFLVNIPALRHLTMEYQLAEQPGNYFVNDADAIWRQIVETLHLMTPAEQLHLRDLLAREGISGFLSRLGITDAEK; encoded by the coding sequence ATGATGAAACTCAAAGACAAAATGACCCCAGCGGAGCTCGCTGAGTGTCTAAACCTCGCCAGACAGACGATTAATCGCTGGGCCCGAGAGCAAAAGTGGCGGACAGAAGCCATACCCGGCGTCAAAGGTGGGCGTGCTCGCCTTATCGTTATCGACAAACCGGTTATCGATTTCCTGGTGAATATCCCCGCACTGCGGCATCTGACCATGGAATATCAGCTAGCGGAACAGCCAGGCAACTACTTCGTTAATGACGCTGACGCTATCTGGCGTCAAATCGTCGAAACACTCCATCTTATGACTCCGGCGGAGCAGTTACATCTGAGGGATCTTCTCGCACGCGAAGGGATTAGTGGATTTTTATCCCGGTTAGGCATCACTGACGCTGAGAAATAA
- a CDS encoding YfeC-like transcriptional regulator, protein MLKERMTPEEIAHLTGFSRQTINKWVRKEGWQTSPRPGVQGGKARLVHVNEQVREFIRSAQRVAENPVPYSATDNDLESLLLTLSKEMTTGEQKQFMSLLLREGIIGLLNRLGIRDQ, encoded by the coding sequence ATGCTCAAGGAACGAATGACACCTGAAGAAATAGCACATCTGACTGGCTTCAGTCGGCAAACGATCAACAAATGGGTACGTAAAGAAGGATGGCAGACGTCCCCGCGTCCTGGTGTACAGGGCGGTAAAGCGCGTCTCGTACATGTTAACGAGCAAGTTCGCGAGTTTATTCGCAGCGCACAGCGTGTGGCTGAAAATCCAGTCCCCTATTCCGCAACCGATAACGATCTGGAATCTCTACTGCTCACGCTGAGCAAAGAGATGACAACGGGCGAACAAAAGCAGTTTATGTCACTGCTGTTACGCGAAGGGATCATCGGGCTACTCAATCGTCTGGGCATCCGCGACCAGTAA
- a CDS encoding EAL domain-containing protein — protein sequence MIDHLNIKIKKTLLAILICFIAIPLSRFISPQTLIDGNQIYLAWLPMSVMYSVLFIFGRYAVAPLIITFAVTNTWIIDLTLPQAAILLFCQLFSVFVACAIVRLQLGKRWRAGLTAKHMGMRVFWGGFFAPILLKITMYMAGQFFSFPLAISSYFGNMSVIYTIIDIQSLISAALIFTTFFYYPLRMIISPQYARAFWLNLSQSWRTREQRVFTLYWFAALATILLILCSPYDSDFIAGYLVPLIFILHFIGISRLDHMLIRISWSVSAFLLVAYNQNFLHGVQTEYSLSFVLSVLISFTICLFYMVDIYARSERIKLRWRDQAEEDPLTGLPNLRALESYLHRNPTVVISSLRIQNLDFLSRHYGMMMRVDSKRQIVRKMQPLLSQGEKIFQLPGSELLLVLNGPEPAARLSHIVSTLNHKKYSWHNQMLDLEFGASWGRYNGIESELHPMLGQLSWLSEQAGAARRVLALDIAQEQISDQTTDQVRLLAQVKQALNNREIVLYAQPIQDASGNGYYEILSRIRCGNSIITPDRFIPLIAQFNLSQRFDMQVLETLFSTVHQYPGMHFSVNLMPYTLMQNDSAAQIISLFKRYNLSPEVITIEVTEEQAFSDVETSLHNIHQLRNFGCSIAIDDFGTGYANYERLKSLQADIVKIDGCFVRDIETDPLDTIMIKSIIEMAKVKNMKVVAEYVETQEQREKLLQLGVDYLQGYLIGKPQPLSELQA from the coding sequence ATGATTGATCATCTTAACATTAAGATCAAAAAAACTCTGCTGGCTATATTGATCTGTTTTATCGCGATTCCTCTATCCAGATTTATTTCCCCGCAAACGCTCATTGATGGAAATCAAATTTATCTGGCGTGGTTGCCGATGAGTGTAATGTATTCGGTACTTTTTATTTTTGGCCGATATGCCGTTGCGCCATTGATTATTACGTTTGCGGTGACTAATACCTGGATTATCGACCTGACGCTACCGCAGGCGGCAATCCTGCTGTTTTGTCAGCTTTTCTCGGTCTTTGTTGCGTGTGCTATTGTCCGCCTTCAGCTTGGAAAACGTTGGCGTGCAGGGTTGACGGCAAAGCATATGGGAATGAGGGTGTTTTGGGGCGGTTTTTTTGCTCCCATTCTGCTGAAGATCACCATGTACATGGCTGGACAGTTTTTTTCATTTCCGTTGGCCATCTCCAGCTATTTCGGCAATATGTCGGTTATCTACACGATTATTGATATCCAAAGCCTAATTAGTGCAGCATTAATTTTTACAACATTCTTTTATTATCCGTTGCGGATGATTATCAGTCCGCAGTATGCGCGTGCATTCTGGCTCAATCTTTCTCAATCGTGGCGCACGCGCGAGCAGCGGGTATTTACGCTATATTGGTTTGCGGCGTTGGCGACTATATTACTTATACTCTGTTCACCTTATGATTCTGATTTCATTGCAGGTTATTTAGTCCCCCTTATATTCATCCTGCACTTCATTGGGATTAGTCGCCTGGATCATATGCTAATTCGCATCTCATGGTCTGTTTCTGCATTTTTACTCGTGGCGTACAACCAGAATTTTTTACATGGTGTGCAGACTGAATATTCACTCTCGTTTGTCCTCTCTGTGTTGATTTCTTTCACCATCTGTTTGTTTTATATGGTAGATATTTATGCTCGTAGCGAGAGGATAAAGCTAAGATGGCGAGACCAGGCTGAGGAAGACCCGCTAACCGGTTTACCGAATTTGCGTGCACTGGAGAGCTATCTGCACCGTAATCCGACGGTCGTTATCAGCAGCTTACGGATTCAAAATCTGGATTTCCTCAGTCGTCATTACGGCATGATGATGAGAGTCGATAGCAAACGACAAATTGTCCGCAAAATGCAGCCGTTACTCAGTCAGGGTGAGAAGATTTTTCAGCTACCCGGCAGCGAGCTGTTACTCGTACTGAATGGTCCGGAGCCTGCGGCACGCCTCAGTCATATTGTCTCAACACTTAATCACAAAAAATACAGCTGGCATAACCAGATGCTTGATCTTGAATTTGGCGCGTCCTGGGGTCGCTATAACGGCATAGAATCGGAACTTCATCCAATGTTGGGTCAGCTAAGCTGGCTGTCGGAGCAAGCGGGAGCGGCTCGTCGAGTATTAGCGTTAGATATAGCTCAAGAGCAAATATCCGATCAAACTACTGACCAGGTACGGTTGTTAGCCCAGGTTAAACAGGCGCTTAACAACCGCGAAATTGTGTTGTATGCCCAGCCTATTCAGGATGCTTCAGGAAACGGTTACTACGAAATACTTAGCCGTATACGTTGTGGTAACAGCATCATTACTCCCGATCGGTTTATTCCTCTGATTGCGCAGTTCAACCTGAGTCAGCGTTTTGATATGCAGGTTCTGGAAACGCTATTCAGTACGGTGCATCAATATCCAGGGATGCATTTCTCCGTCAATTTAATGCCTTACACGTTGATGCAAAACGACAGCGCAGCACAAATTATCTCACTGTTTAAGCGCTATAACTTGTCACCAGAGGTCATAACCATCGAAGTGACTGAAGAGCAGGCATTTTCTGATGTTGAAACCAGTCTGCATAATATCCACCAGCTACGAAATTTTGGCTGTAGTATCGCCATTGATGACTTCGGTACGGGCTACGCTAACTATGAACGCCTGAAAAGTTTACAGGCTGATATCGTTAAAATAGACGGTTGCTTTGTGCGTGATATTGAGACCGATCCGCTAGATACCATCATGATCAAATCGATTATTGAAATGGCGAAGGTAAAGAATATGAAGGTGGTTGCAGAGTATGTTGAAACTCAGGAACAGAGGGAAAAGCTTCTACAGCTAGGGGTCGACTATTTACAGGGCTATTTGATTGGCAAGCCGCAGCCACTGAGCGAACTGCAGGCATGA
- a CDS encoding NupC/NupG family nucleoside CNT transporter, translating into MDRVLHFILAIVVVAILALLASHNRKQIRIRYVIQLLVIEVLLAWFFLNSDIGLGFVKGFSEMFEKLLGFANEGTDFVFGSMNDKGLAFFFLKVLCPIVFISALIGILQHIRILPIVIRAIGTVLSKINGMGKLESFNAVSSLILGQSENFIAYKDILGKMSRNRMYTMAATAMSTVSMSIVGAYMTMLQPKYVVAALVLNMFSTFIVLSLINPYRVDESEENLQMSNLHEGQSFFEMLGEYILAGFKVAIIVAAMLIGFIALISALNALFATVTGWFGYSISFQGILGYIFYPVAWIMGVPAGEALQVGSIMATKLVSNEFVAMMDLQKVASTLSPRAEGIISIFLVSFANFSSIGIIAGAIKGLNEEQGNVVSRFGLKLLYGSTLVSVLSASIAALVL; encoded by the coding sequence ATGGACCGCGTCTTGCACTTTATTCTCGCGATCGTAGTGGTTGCTATTTTGGCCCTGTTGGCTAGCCACAACCGTAAGCAGATTCGTATTCGTTATGTCATTCAACTGCTTGTCATTGAAGTTCTGCTGGCCTGGTTCTTCCTGAACTCTGACATTGGTCTGGGTTTTGTGAAAGGATTCTCCGAGATGTTCGAAAAACTCCTCGGGTTCGCCAATGAAGGGACAGACTTCGTCTTCGGCAGCATGAACGACAAAGGCCTGGCTTTCTTCTTCCTGAAAGTGTTGTGCCCAATCGTCTTCATCTCTGCGCTGATCGGTATTTTGCAGCATATCCGTATTCTGCCTATCGTCATTCGCGCCATCGGTACCGTGCTGTCCAAAATTAACGGCATGGGCAAACTGGAATCCTTTAACGCAGTCAGTTCGCTGATTCTGGGCCAGTCCGAAAACTTCATCGCCTATAAAGATATCCTCGGTAAAATGTCCCGCAACCGCATGTACACCATGGCGGCAACGGCGATGTCTACCGTATCCATGTCTATCGTGGGCGCATACATGACCATGCTGCAGCCGAAATACGTTGTTGCGGCACTGGTACTTAACATGTTCAGCACCTTTATTGTGCTGTCATTAATTAACCCATATCGCGTTGATGAAAGTGAAGAAAATCTGCAGATGTCTAACCTGCATGAAGGACAAAGCTTCTTCGAAATGCTGGGGGAATACATCCTTGCAGGCTTTAAAGTAGCGATTATCGTTGCCGCGATGCTGATCGGTTTTATCGCACTGATTTCTGCGCTGAATGCCCTGTTTGCCACCGTTACCGGCTGGTTCGGCTATAGCATTTCCTTCCAGGGGATCCTCGGCTACATCTTCTATCCGGTCGCATGGATAATGGGCGTACCGGCGGGCGAAGCGTTGCAGGTGGGAAGCATTATGGCCACCAAACTGGTTTCTAACGAATTCGTCGCCATGATGGATCTGCAGAAAGTGGCCTCAACCCTCTCTCCACGTGCGGAAGGCATCATCTCCATCTTCCTGGTGTCCTTCGCCAACTTCTCCTCAATCGGTATCATCGCTGGCGCGATTAAAGGACTGAATGAAGAGCAAGGTAACGTGGTTTCCCGTTTCGGCCTGAAGCTGCTTTACGGTTCTACTCTGGTGAGTGTGCTTTCTGCATCTATCGCTGCACTGGTATTGTAA